From Dasypus novemcinctus isolate mDasNov1 chromosome 8, mDasNov1.1.hap2, whole genome shotgun sequence, the proteins below share one genomic window:
- the LOC105745788 gene encoding large ribosomal subunit protein eL34-like → MVQRLTYHLRLSYNTASNKTRLSRIPGNRIVYLYTKKVGKAPKSACGVCSGRLQGVHAVRPKVLMRLSKTKTHVSRAYGGSMCAKCVRDRIKRAFLIEEQKIIVKALKAQAQSQKAK, encoded by the coding sequence ATGGTCCAGCGTTTGACATACCATCTTAGGCTATCCTACAATACTGCTTCTAACAAAACTAGGCTATCCCGGATCCCTGGTAATAGAATTGTTTACCTTTATACCAAGAAGGTTGGGAAAGCACCAAAATCTGCATGTGGTGTGTGCTCAGGTCGACTTCAAGGGGTTCATGCTGTGAGACCTAAAGTTCTTATGAGGTTatctaaaacaaaaacacatgtcAGCAGGGCCTATGGTGGTTCCATGTGTGCTAAATGTGTCCGTGACAGGATCAAGCGTGCTTTCCTGATTGAGGAGCAGAAAATCATTGTGAAAGCATTGAAAGCACAAGCACAGAGtcaaaaagctaaataa